One genomic segment of Chitinophaga sancti includes these proteins:
- a CDS encoding MG2 domain-containing protein: MQSVKSKTNRLKWLFPLCLMGITAALAFYPADEWQDKITQALEQYSKRFPQEKVYLQVDKDYYGAGETIWFKAYVLLQGQPSLSATNLYVELIDKSGKIVQKKLISIGGATGSGAFVVPETMPPGQYQIRAYTAWMLNFDAEFLFYKDIEIFDPAHPGQLPVKPVGNDFSVQFFPEGGNAIVGVGGRIAFKAINDQGYPIEVNGIVQNLKGETVTLLKTTRDGMGMFDLTPAAGETYKAIVQTSKGQQKTVLLPQLKTAGVGLKIFNKGTRIFYQTLPATKDNPIYNNMLVVAQMQQHVIYKAKLNSAEGQLSGFIPTANLPSGIVQFTIFTADGMPIAERLAFVRKPDQLQLTLQNLKINNQPRQKNVLEVKVPDTMLTSLSVSITDADNVVISDDQNNILSNLLMTSDLKGYIANPAQYFRDMDPATLQGLDLVMMTNGWRRFTWEKILHNYLPEIKYPYEQGLLLKGIATINKGTAPLSNGKVDFILKQPVDTSTAFSSVTTNDKGEFAIDRLQFVDTINVFYRANDPNKAWKDVNVKFENHFFETQSSANMPYPFREPQPIENTVLNSFLNTVNENNAVTRSIQQKPIFLQEYNVKDKRLSRTEVVEQRYATGMFNAGDGYSFDLTKSENGAINIFQYLQSKVPGLTINTTDPTTPAMQWRGGAPVLFLNEMPTSVAMLNNINIQDVAFIKVLRPTFVGGFGGSSGAIAVYLRRGGDSKSDVDTHGFEKYRKAGYDIVKEFYAPDYTVRKEIHILQDKRLTLYWNPNLVADTLTHTARISFYNNDFTRRFRVVVEGMAEDGTLGRVEQLY, from the coding sequence ATGCAATCTGTGAAATCTAAAACTAATCGCTTAAAGTGGTTGTTCCCATTATGTCTGATGGGTATTACAGCAGCCCTTGCATTTTATCCCGCCGATGAATGGCAGGATAAAATTACGCAAGCCCTTGAACAGTACAGCAAACGCTTTCCCCAGGAAAAAGTTTATCTGCAGGTAGACAAAGATTACTACGGTGCTGGTGAAACCATCTGGTTTAAGGCCTATGTACTGTTGCAAGGCCAGCCTTCTCTCTCTGCAACGAACCTATATGTAGAATTAATCGATAAGAGTGGGAAGATTGTTCAAAAGAAACTTATTTCTATAGGTGGTGCTACTGGTTCAGGTGCGTTTGTAGTTCCGGAAACCATGCCGCCGGGTCAATACCAGATCCGTGCTTATACTGCCTGGATGCTGAACTTTGATGCAGAGTTCTTGTTCTACAAGGACATCGAAATCTTTGATCCGGCTCACCCGGGCCAATTGCCGGTTAAACCGGTTGGCAATGACTTTTCTGTTCAATTTTTCCCTGAAGGCGGTAATGCGATCGTAGGTGTGGGCGGTCGTATTGCATTCAAGGCGATTAATGATCAGGGTTACCCTATCGAAGTGAATGGTATCGTACAGAACCTGAAAGGGGAAACAGTTACATTACTGAAAACAACGCGCGACGGTATGGGCATGTTTGACCTGACCCCTGCAGCCGGTGAAACTTACAAGGCAATCGTTCAAACCAGCAAAGGACAACAAAAAACGGTACTGCTGCCACAATTAAAGACAGCGGGTGTGGGACTTAAAATATTCAATAAAGGTACACGTATCTTCTATCAGACTTTGCCGGCTACGAAAGATAATCCTATATATAACAATATGTTGGTTGTAGCACAGATGCAACAACACGTGATATATAAAGCCAAGCTGAATTCAGCTGAAGGCCAGTTGAGCGGCTTCATTCCTACTGCCAACCTGCCATCAGGTATCGTACAGTTCACCATCTTCACTGCAGATGGTATGCCAATCGCAGAGCGTCTGGCATTTGTACGTAAACCTGATCAGCTGCAACTGACTTTACAGAATTTAAAGATCAACAATCAGCCAAGACAGAAGAATGTACTGGAAGTAAAAGTGCCTGATACCATGCTGACCAGCCTGTCTGTATCTATCACTGATGCGGACAATGTGGTGATCAGCGATGATCAGAACAACATCCTCTCTAACCTGCTGATGACTTCTGATCTGAAAGGGTATATCGCCAATCCGGCTCAGTACTTCAGAGATATGGATCCTGCTACCCTGCAGGGCCTGGACCTGGTGATGATGACGAATGGATGGAGAAGGTTTACATGGGAAAAAATTCTGCACAACTACCTGCCAGAAATCAAGTATCCTTATGAACAGGGACTGCTGCTGAAAGGTATCGCAACCATCAACAAGGGTACTGCTCCACTGTCAAATGGTAAAGTGGATTTCATCCTGAAACAGCCTGTTGATACTTCTACCGCATTCTCTTCTGTTACTACGAATGATAAAGGTGAATTTGCCATAGACCGTCTGCAGTTCGTAGATACCATCAACGTATTCTATCGTGCAAACGATCCGAATAAAGCCTGGAAAGACGTGAACGTGAAGTTTGAGAATCATTTCTTCGAGACGCAGTCTTCTGCTAACATGCCTTATCCTTTCAGAGAGCCACAGCCTATTGAAAACACTGTGCTGAACAGCTTCCTGAATACAGTAAATGAAAACAATGCAGTAACACGTTCTATACAGCAGAAACCAATCTTCCTGCAGGAGTATAACGTAAAGGATAAACGTCTGAGCAGAACCGAAGTAGTAGAACAACGTTATGCTACCGGTATGTTTAACGCGGGTGATGGTTATTCATTTGACCTGACCAAGTCTGAAAACGGTGCAATCAACATCTTCCAGTACCTGCAGTCCAAAGTACCGGGTCTGACGATCAATACAACAGATCCTACTACCCCGGCTATGCAATGGCGTGGTGGTGCACCGGTACTGTTCCTGAATGAAATGCCGACGAGTGTGGCAATGCTGAATAACATCAACATCCAGGATGTGGCGTTCATCAAGGTATTGCGTCCGACTTTCGTAGGTGGTTTTGGGGGTAGCAGTGGTGCGATTGCGGTGTACCTGAGACGTGGTGGTGATAGCAAGTCAGACGTAGATACACATGGATTTGAAAAATATCGCAAGGCAGGTTATGATATCGTAAAAGAATTCTATGCACCTGATTATACTGTACGTAAAGAGATCCATATATTGCAGGATAAGCGACTGACACTGTACTGGAATCCAAACCTGGTAGCAGATACCCTGACGCATACAGCACGTATTTCTTTCTACAATAATGACTTTACAAGAAGATTCAGAGTTGTGGTAGAAGGTATGGCTGAAGATGGAACACTGGGTCGTGTGGAACAATTGTATTAA
- the folK gene encoding 2-amino-4-hydroxy-6-hydroxymethyldihydropteridine diphosphokinase, with amino-acid sequence MNKAILLIGGNLGNRTENLQQAVMQIDKRAGTVEKKSGLYETAAWGHVQQPDYLNQALQIDTTLSAEELLDTVLDIERQLGRVRQQKWGARVIDIDIIFYNDAVIDLPALKVPHPQMANRQFVLVPLVEISPDWIHPVLHKDVSALLAECTDTLPAQKFQLQEQAR; translated from the coding sequence ATGAATAAAGCAATATTACTTATAGGTGGTAATCTGGGCAACCGTACGGAGAACCTGCAACAGGCTGTGATGCAAATAGATAAGCGGGCGGGAACCGTTGAAAAAAAGTCGGGATTGTATGAAACAGCTGCGTGGGGCCATGTGCAACAACCAGACTACCTGAATCAGGCTTTGCAGATAGATACGACACTGAGTGCTGAAGAGCTGTTGGATACCGTACTCGATATAGAACGGCAGTTGGGAAGGGTACGCCAACAAAAATGGGGAGCACGGGTCATAGATATAGATATCATCTTTTATAATGATGCGGTGATCGATTTGCCGGCGCTGAAAGTGCCACATCCGCAGATGGCGAACAGGCAGTTTGTACTGGTGCCGCTGGTGGAGATTAGTCCCGATTGGATACATCCGGTATTACATAAAGATGTCAGCGCTCTGCTGGCGGAGTGTACCGATACATTACCTGCCCAAAAATTTCAGTTACAGGAGCAAGCCAGATGA
- a CDS encoding fatty acid desaturase: protein MTNKPTDFTWSTDPNPHHVRVRQILKEHPEMRELVGKNPYTIFLILGLVGAQVAISYWVNDHSWWMVFGAAYLVGAFISHALWVMIHESSHGLIFKGKLPNMLAGMIANLPHIFASSASFQKYHLKHHAYQGEHDLDADLPDFWEARLVSNNPLSKMMWFLFFPVFQVTRTARLNIELFDRWVVLNWVIQLTFDIAIIALIGPKAFVFMLASFFFSVGLHPLGARWIQEHYLTLDPVQETYSYYGPLNKVAFNVGYHNEHHDFPSIPWNKLPQIKSKAPAYYDSLLSHQSWSKLIWLFIFNPKLSLYSRVLRKEKVKIVKEKEEQVSL from the coding sequence ATGACTAACAAGCCTACTGATTTTACCTGGAGTACGGATCCTAATCCGCACCATGTGAGAGTTAGACAAATCCTTAAAGAACACCCGGAGATGAGGGAACTCGTAGGAAAAAATCCATACACCATATTCCTGATTCTTGGGCTCGTAGGTGCACAGGTTGCCATTTCATACTGGGTAAATGATCATTCCTGGTGGATGGTATTTGGCGCAGCCTACCTGGTGGGTGCATTCATCAGCCATGCCCTGTGGGTAATGATTCATGAGTCCAGCCACGGTCTTATCTTCAAAGGTAAATTACCCAATATGCTGGCTGGTATGATTGCCAACCTGCCACATATCTTTGCCAGCTCTGCCTCTTTCCAGAAATATCACCTGAAGCACCACGCTTACCAGGGTGAACATGACCTGGATGCGGATTTGCCTGATTTCTGGGAAGCCCGTCTGGTAAGCAACAACCCACTGAGCAAAATGATGTGGTTCCTGTTCTTCCCGGTATTCCAGGTAACCCGTACTGCCCGTTTGAACATCGAACTGTTTGACCGTTGGGTGGTATTGAACTGGGTGATTCAGCTGACTTTTGATATAGCTATTATTGCGCTGATCGGTCCAAAGGCGTTTGTATTTATGCTGGCCAGCTTCTTCTTCTCAGTAGGTTTACATCCGCTGGGTGCACGCTGGATACAGGAACACTACCTGACACTGGATCCTGTACAGGAAACGTATAGCTATTATGGTCCGCTGAATAAAGTAGCGTTCAATGTAGGATATCATAATGAACACCATGATTTCCCTTCCATTCCATGGAACAAACTGCCTCAGATTAAATCAAAGGCACCGGCTTATTATGATTCATTGCTGTCACATCAGTCATGGTCTAAGCTGATATGGTTGTTTATTTTCAATCCAAAGCTTTCATTGTATTCAAGAGTGTTGAGGAAGGAGAAAGTGAAGATTGTGAAAGAGAAAGAAGAACAGGTATCTCTTTAA
- a CDS encoding lipase family protein — MIRKGLLLLLPILGLYWNTSYGQHLKAGFDPKEYADMLAICFLNADTPWTKKIPPPEDSKLIYRSKETGLHNRWDLWTYHGNVAVISIRGTVGNKESWLENFHAGMIPAIGSFQLNDSTHFNYRFAKDSNAYVHAGWTLALASMAGDIVAKIKDCYRQGIHDFILTGHSQGAAITFLLRSYLAYIDDPAFPKDITIKTYSSAAPKPGNLYYAYDYDFVTRNGWGFRIVNTRDWVPEAPFSLQTTRDFNSPNPFQYVKKSLRKQSLPVRIVLSYMYGRLDNSSKKASRRMQRVLGKRLYGMVKKTLPQYKMPPFVGSHNYAPAGVPIILAPTADYDTQFPFDGKNIFLHHAYDPYRYLLEADYLK, encoded by the coding sequence ATGATCAGAAAGGGACTATTATTGTTACTGCCCATCCTGGGCCTCTATTGGAATACAAGCTATGGACAGCACCTCAAAGCGGGATTTGACCCCAAAGAATATGCAGACATGCTCGCTATCTGCTTCCTTAACGCAGATACCCCGTGGACCAAAAAGATACCACCCCCGGAGGACTCCAAACTCATTTACCGCTCCAAAGAAACAGGTTTACACAATCGCTGGGACCTCTGGACCTACCATGGCAATGTGGCCGTGATCAGCATCCGGGGCACGGTGGGCAACAAAGAATCCTGGCTGGAAAACTTCCATGCCGGCATGATCCCCGCCATTGGTTCCTTTCAGCTGAACGATAGCACTCACTTCAACTACCGCTTTGCCAAAGACAGTAATGCATATGTACATGCGGGTTGGACACTGGCCCTGGCCTCAATGGCAGGCGATATCGTGGCAAAGATCAAAGACTGCTACCGGCAAGGCATACATGATTTCATCCTCACAGGACATAGCCAGGGTGCTGCGATCACCTTCCTGCTCCGTTCCTATCTTGCATACATAGACGATCCGGCTTTCCCAAAAGATATTACCATCAAAACCTATAGCAGTGCTGCTCCCAAACCGGGGAATTTATACTATGCGTACGACTATGACTTTGTGACGCGCAATGGCTGGGGATTCAGAATTGTCAATACGCGTGACTGGGTACCGGAAGCCCCTTTTTCCTTGCAGACCACCCGCGATTTCAATAGCCCGAATCCTTTCCAGTATGTAAAAAAGTCACTGCGAAAACAATCGCTGCCTGTAAGAATTGTGCTGAGTTATATGTATGGCAGACTGGATAACAGCAGTAAAAAGGCTAGCCGGCGCATGCAAAGAGTTTTGGGCAAACGGCTATATGGTATGGTGAAAAAAACATTGCCTCAATATAAGATGCCGCCTTTTGTAGGCAGCCATAATTACGCCCCTGCCGGCGTACCGATCATACTCGCTCCCACAGCGGATTACGACACGCAATTCCCCTTCGATGGCAAGAACATTTTTCTACATCATGCCTACGATCCGTACCGCTATTTGCTGGAAGCAGACTACCTGAAATGA
- a CDS encoding deoxynucleoside kinase: protein MNYKYITIEGNIGAGKTTLATRLAKHFGAQLILEEFADNPFLPKFYEKPQQYAFPLELFFMAERYKQLKDMLQTQDMFNNFFISDYLFIKSLLFAKVTLKDEEYSLYQKLFDIINPQLLQPDLLIFLNAPITKLQQNIKNRNRSYEQSIPDSYLGNLQDVYMQYIKQHPVKTLMVDTTKVDFLRSAEDFERLLKALEEDYPPGINYF, encoded by the coding sequence ATGAATTATAAATACATTACAATTGAAGGAAATATAGGGGCTGGTAAAACGACGCTGGCTACAAGACTGGCGAAGCACTTTGGTGCGCAACTGATATTGGAAGAGTTTGCGGATAATCCATTTTTGCCTAAGTTTTACGAGAAGCCACAGCAATATGCTTTTCCGTTGGAGCTGTTTTTTATGGCCGAGCGGTATAAGCAGTTGAAAGATATGTTGCAGACGCAGGATATGTTTAACAACTTTTTTATATCGGATTACCTGTTTATAAAGAGTTTGTTGTTTGCAAAGGTGACATTGAAAGATGAGGAATATAGCCTGTACCAGAAGCTGTTTGATATTATTAATCCGCAGTTGTTACAACCGGATCTGCTGATATTTCTGAATGCACCGATTACAAAGTTGCAGCAGAATATAAAGAACAGGAACAGGTCTTATGAGCAATCGATACCTGATAGTTACCTGGGTAATTTGCAGGATGTGTATATGCAGTATATTAAGCAGCACCCGGTGAAGACATTGATGGTGGATACGACGAAGGTAGATTTTCTCAGGAGTGCTGAAGACTTTGAAAGGTTGTTAAAAGCATTAGAGGAAGATTATCCACCGGGTATAAATTACTTTTAA
- a CDS encoding NAD(P)/FAD-dependent oxidoreductase, translated as MKDNRLVVIGGGAAGFFCAVNAARMAKSLEVILLEKSGKLLSKVKVSGGGRCNVTHNAPDILYMSKRYPRGQHFVKKSFGHFFVPDTIQWFQERGVSLKAEPDGRMFPVTDSSQTIIDCLLKEADKYRVQIRTNTAVSGLEQTSDGWKVLLQDEAPIEAKFVFVAAGGYPQADKFGWLQETGHEIVPPLPSLFTFNMPGNPIISLMGVSAIAAVKIAGTKLQEQGPVLITHWGLSGPAILRTSAWGARELADLNYQFTAVINWLPDHNENSLREDLQSLRFELGGQKIYNKNPFGLPQRLWQFMLEQSGIAEDARWADVPSKEQNKLIKQLVAMECPVKGKTTFKEEFVTCGGIKLSEIDPNTMESKLLPQLFFGGEVMDVDGITGGFNFQHAWSSGYIAAQTIAQKMG; from the coding sequence ATGAAAGACAATAGATTAGTAGTTATTGGGGGTGGGGCAGCTGGTTTCTTCTGTGCGGTAAATGCCGCCAGAATGGCAAAATCACTGGAAGTCATCCTGTTAGAAAAGAGTGGCAAGCTGCTTTCCAAAGTAAAAGTATCCGGCGGCGGCAGGTGCAATGTCACGCATAATGCCCCCGATATATTATATATGTCAAAGCGTTATCCAAGAGGACAGCATTTTGTGAAGAAGTCTTTTGGGCATTTTTTTGTGCCTGACACCATCCAGTGGTTTCAGGAAAGAGGCGTTTCGCTCAAGGCAGAACCCGATGGACGTATGTTTCCGGTTACAGATAGTTCCCAGACCATCATCGATTGTCTCCTGAAGGAAGCAGATAAATACAGGGTGCAGATCAGAACCAACACGGCTGTAAGCGGCCTGGAACAAACCTCCGATGGCTGGAAAGTGCTGTTGCAGGACGAAGCACCTATCGAAGCAAAGTTTGTATTTGTAGCGGCTGGAGGGTATCCTCAGGCTGATAAGTTTGGATGGTTGCAGGAAACCGGTCACGAAATCGTTCCTCCTTTGCCGTCGCTCTTTACTTTCAATATGCCGGGCAATCCAATTATCTCACTCATGGGTGTCAGCGCTATCGCCGCTGTGAAGATTGCAGGCACTAAGCTACAGGAACAGGGCCCTGTGCTCATCACCCACTGGGGGTTGAGCGGGCCCGCTATTTTACGGACCTCTGCCTGGGGGGCAAGAGAACTGGCAGATCTTAACTACCAGTTTACCGCTGTTATCAACTGGCTGCCGGATCACAATGAAAACAGCCTGCGGGAGGACCTGCAAAGCCTGCGATTCGAACTGGGCGGACAAAAGATCTACAACAAAAATCCTTTTGGCCTGCCCCAACGCTTATGGCAATTTATGCTGGAGCAGTCAGGCATTGCCGAAGACGCCCGCTGGGCCGATGTGCCTTCAAAGGAACAGAATAAACTCATCAAACAACTGGTGGCCATGGAATGCCCTGTAAAAGGGAAGACCACGTTCAAAGAAGAATTTGTTACCTGTGGGGGCATCAAATTATCAGAGATCGATCCGAATACGATGGAAAGTAAATTATTGCCGCAATTGTTCTTTGGCGGTGAAGTAATGGATGTAGATGGCATTACAGGTGGGTTCAACTTCCAGCATGCATGGAGTAGTGGCTATATTGCTGCACAGACTATTGCTCAAAAAATGGGCTGA
- a CDS encoding cyclic peptide export ABC transporter, producing the protein MPDQKKNDAGKMSGFKIYANMIIQHADIPKKTIIFNTIVSGLVNAILLSTLNSAANSAGEGTVNIRYLVAFGIALLIFFITKRYILRRSVEIVENSVYSLRLRILNKLRQCDLSSMESIGKDQIFTRVSNDTNFISQSAAMIINGFQAAILVFFALIYIAILSVTAFLVTILVLVVAVSYYFRRQKDVNEAMMLTNRNEAAFYDHIENLVEGFKEIKISSLKNEQLYFDIKQTALEGKDNKVKNGLHFAVGFMFSEMVFYLLLACVVFMLPQFLTLYAGTLTRLTASILFIIGPLENIVTTIPLFIKAIHATKNIQQLENKIQSLRNHDITQKKQPLPPFEELRLEKVCYEYIDEENQSSFSLGPIDLVLKKGELVCIVGGNGSGKSTMLKVLTNLYHPSSGRILYNGKDISLYDDEEYRSVFSAIFTDFHLFPKIYGVKDLNEEKVNEYINLMALSHKTHFQGLNFSNVRLSTGQRKRLALICVLLEDNPVMILDEVTADQDPEFKKFYYLEILSSLRQKGKTVMMVSHDDKYAEQFDRIIEMEYGKIISK; encoded by the coding sequence ATGCCTGATCAAAAGAAAAATGATGCTGGTAAAATGAGTGGATTCAAGATCTACGCCAATATGATTATCCAGCATGCAGACATTCCCAAAAAGACGATTATCTTTAATACGATAGTATCTGGCCTTGTTAATGCAATTTTATTATCCACACTAAACAGTGCGGCCAATTCGGCAGGAGAAGGTACCGTAAATATCCGCTACCTGGTAGCCTTTGGCATTGCGCTACTTATCTTTTTCATTACTAAAAGATATATCCTGCGGCGGTCTGTTGAGATAGTCGAGAACTCCGTATATAGCCTCAGGTTGCGAATACTGAATAAACTGCGGCAATGTGATTTGTCATCCATGGAATCTATCGGGAAGGATCAGATCTTTACACGTGTTTCCAACGACACCAACTTCATTTCTCAATCAGCGGCAATGATCATCAATGGCTTTCAGGCAGCCATACTTGTTTTCTTTGCATTAATTTACATTGCGATCCTTTCTGTCACCGCTTTCCTGGTTACCATCCTTGTGCTTGTGGTAGCTGTCTCCTATTATTTCAGAAGACAAAAAGATGTAAATGAGGCAATGATGCTAACCAATAGAAATGAAGCCGCGTTCTATGATCATATAGAGAACCTCGTGGAAGGATTTAAGGAAATAAAAATAAGTTCATTAAAAAATGAACAATTATATTTTGATATTAAACAAACTGCACTGGAAGGAAAAGATAACAAAGTAAAAAACGGTTTACACTTTGCAGTAGGATTCATGTTTTCTGAAATGGTATTTTATTTATTACTGGCATGTGTGGTATTTATGCTCCCGCAATTCCTTACATTGTATGCCGGCACCCTCACCCGCCTTACAGCATCTATCCTGTTCATTATAGGACCGCTGGAAAATATTGTCACCACGATTCCCCTGTTCATTAAAGCTATCCACGCTACTAAGAACATACAACAACTGGAAAACAAGATTCAATCATTACGGAATCATGATATCACTCAAAAGAAACAACCACTCCCTCCTTTTGAGGAGCTGAGGCTGGAGAAAGTTTGTTATGAATATATAGATGAAGAAAACCAATCTTCCTTTTCTTTAGGCCCTATCGATCTTGTTTTAAAGAAAGGAGAACTCGTATGTATTGTAGGTGGTAACGGAAGTGGGAAATCAACTATGCTAAAAGTACTTACCAATCTCTATCATCCCAGCTCCGGCCGGATACTTTATAATGGAAAAGATATTTCTCTTTATGACGATGAAGAATACAGGTCCGTTTTCTCAGCTATTTTTACAGATTTCCATCTGTTTCCAAAGATATATGGTGTGAAAGACCTCAATGAAGAAAAAGTAAATGAGTATATCAACTTGATGGCACTTTCACATAAAACACATTTCCAGGGATTAAATTTCAGCAATGTAAGATTATCCACCGGACAGCGGAAACGGCTCGCCTTAATATGTGTGTTGCTGGAAGATAACCCTGTTATGATCCTGGATGAGGTAACAGCGGACCAGGATCCTGAGTTTAAAAAGTTCTATTACCTAGAAATACTATCCTCCCTGCGTCAAAAAGGGAAGACGGTTATGATGGTTTCTCATGATGATAAATATGCAGAACAATTCGATAGGATTATAGAAATGGAATATGGTAAAATTATTTCAAAATAG
- a CDS encoding 5' nucleotidase, NT5C type — translation MQHMPSIAIDMDETIADPITKARSWYYRDYGTIFTEDQLRGKSISEAVPPEHKGIIHQYLNTPGFFRDLPVYPDAQRVIEELNKKYKVYIVSAAMEFPNSLMDKISWLQDHFPFLTWRQYCLCGDKSLVQTDYMIDDLIRNFQFFKGTPLLFTGPHNIHIEGYNRILNWEDAAAKLL, via the coding sequence ATGCAACACATGCCATCTATCGCCATAGATATGGACGAAACCATCGCAGATCCCATTACAAAAGCCCGCTCCTGGTATTACCGGGACTACGGCACCATCTTTACAGAAGACCAGCTCAGGGGTAAATCTATCTCTGAAGCCGTACCACCTGAACACAAAGGCATCATCCACCAATATCTCAATACCCCTGGTTTCTTTCGTGACCTCCCCGTATACCCGGATGCTCAAAGGGTGATCGAAGAACTGAACAAAAAATACAAAGTATACATCGTCTCTGCCGCCATGGAATTTCCGAATTCCCTGATGGACAAGATCAGCTGGCTGCAGGACCACTTCCCCTTCCTCACCTGGCGGCAGTACTGCCTGTGTGGCGACAAAAGCCTGGTACAAACGGATTACATGATCGATGACCTGATCAGGAACTTCCAGTTCTTCAAAGGCACCCCCCTGCTCTTTACAGGACCTCATAATATCCATATCGAAGGGTATAACCGTATATTAAACTGGGAAGACGCGGCCGCGAAATTACTCTGA